A section of the Polynucleobacter sp. AP-Sving-400A-A2 genome encodes:
- the murI gene encoding glutamate racemase, which produces MALIGVFDSGVGGLSILDEALRQLPAHDFIYLADSIHAPYGEKSSEWIASRSMELCQYLAAQSCDAIMVACNTATAEAIADIRDELSSIPIIGVEPGIKPAAMQSSNGIVGVLATEATLKSDKFSALLATLPNCQFVKQAGAGLVPLIEAGQAHSEQTLELLAEHLEPIQEAGADTLVLGCTHYPFLRKAIRKLLGDSINLIDTSEAVVRQLKRKLESQGMQLDDGEYGAIKFISSKDAQNLHHMAHELMQSDLAKHSITSQLVSSFT; this is translated from the coding sequence TTGGCACTCATCGGAGTTTTTGATTCTGGCGTTGGAGGCTTATCCATTTTGGATGAGGCTCTGCGCCAGCTTCCCGCGCATGACTTCATCTACTTAGCTGACTCCATTCATGCTCCTTATGGAGAGAAGTCTAGCGAGTGGATAGCTTCGCGGAGTATGGAGCTATGCCAATACTTAGCAGCGCAAAGTTGTGATGCCATTATGGTTGCGTGTAACACTGCCACCGCCGAAGCCATTGCAGATATTCGTGATGAGCTCAGCAGTATTCCAATCATCGGCGTAGAACCTGGTATCAAGCCTGCAGCAATGCAGTCTAGCAATGGCATTGTTGGGGTACTCGCAACCGAGGCTACACTCAAGAGTGATAAATTTAGTGCTCTACTGGCCACTCTGCCAAATTGTCAGTTTGTTAAACAGGCGGGTGCTGGCTTAGTTCCTCTGATTGAAGCGGGCCAAGCTCATAGCGAGCAAACTCTAGAGCTACTAGCCGAACATCTAGAGCCCATTCAGGAAGCGGGAGCAGATACCCTGGTTCTGGGATGCACACACTACCCCTTCTTGCGAAAAGCCATACGTAAATTATTGGGGGATTCCATTAACCTCATTGATACTAGTGAGGCAGTCGTACGCCAACTCAAACGAAAACTAGAGTCACAGGGCATGCAGTTAGATGATGGTGAATATGGCGCTATCAAATTCATTAGCAGTAAAGATGCGCAGAACTTGCATCATATGGCCCACGAGCTCATGCAATCAGATCTGGCTAAGCACAGCATTACATCTCAATTAGTGAGCTCTTTCACATGA
- the acs gene encoding acetate--CoA ligase, protein MEPLMQENRVFNPPADFIKSATISGMDAYNKLCAEANNDYDGFWSRLAKENVFWKKPFTKVLDESKAPFYKWFEDGTTNASHNCLDRQVENGLGNKTAIIFEADDGSVTNVTYQELLEHVCKMANALRKMGIKSGDRVIIYMAMTIEGVVAMQACARIGAIHSVVFGGFSAQALRDRIIDVGAVAVITADGQFRGGKSLPLKAICDEALSTGECPNVKHVIVNKRTGNDVTMTAGRDVWMQEIVANESSTCEPEWVSAEHPLFILYTSGSTGKPKGVQHSTGGYLLWAILTMKWTFDIKPNDVFWCTADIGWVTGHSYITYGPLAVGATEIVFEGVPTYPSAGRFWDMIQKHKATIFYTAPTAIRSLIKASSNDPAVHPKSYDLSSLRLLGSVGEPINPEAWMWYYENVGGSRCPIADTFWQTETGGHMISPLPGATPMIPGSCTLPLPGIQAAIVDEAGADVPNGHGGILVVKRPWPSMIRTIWGDPDRFVKSYFPEELGGTLYLAGDGAIRNKDTGYFTITGRIDDVLNVSGHRMGTMEIESCLVANPLVAEAAVVGRPDELTGEAICVFVVLKGGRPTGDEAKKIATDLRNWVGKEIGPIAKPKDVRFGDNLPKTRSGKIMRRLLRVIAKGEEITQDTSTLENPAILDQLKESV, encoded by the coding sequence ATGGAACCATTGATGCAAGAAAACCGCGTATTTAATCCACCTGCAGACTTTATCAAGTCCGCCACTATTTCTGGAATGGATGCTTACAACAAGCTCTGTGCCGAAGCTAACAATGATTATGACGGTTTCTGGAGTCGCCTTGCTAAAGAAAATGTCTTCTGGAAAAAGCCCTTTACTAAAGTTCTTGATGAATCCAAAGCACCTTTCTACAAGTGGTTTGAAGATGGCACTACCAATGCCTCCCATAACTGTTTAGATCGCCAAGTTGAAAATGGTCTTGGCAATAAGACCGCAATTATTTTTGAAGCAGATGATGGCTCGGTAACTAACGTTACTTATCAAGAGTTGCTTGAGCATGTTTGCAAAATGGCAAATGCACTTCGCAAAATGGGTATTAAGTCTGGTGATCGCGTCATCATTTACATGGCGATGACTATCGAAGGCGTTGTTGCCATGCAAGCTTGTGCTCGTATCGGTGCAATTCACTCTGTTGTGTTTGGCGGATTTTCTGCTCAAGCGCTACGCGATCGAATCATTGACGTTGGTGCCGTGGCCGTGATTACTGCAGACGGACAGTTCCGCGGCGGCAAATCATTGCCTTTGAAGGCGATTTGTGACGAGGCCCTGTCGACTGGCGAATGTCCTAATGTCAAACATGTGATCGTAAACAAGCGCACCGGCAATGATGTCACCATGACAGCGGGTCGTGATGTTTGGATGCAAGAAATCGTTGCCAATGAATCTTCGACTTGCGAGCCAGAGTGGGTTAGTGCTGAGCACCCACTATTTATTTTGTATACATCTGGTTCAACCGGCAAGCCTAAGGGTGTTCAGCACTCAACAGGCGGCTACCTCCTGTGGGCAATTCTTACAATGAAGTGGACTTTTGACATTAAGCCAAATGATGTCTTCTGGTGTACTGCTGATATCGGCTGGGTAACAGGCCACTCCTACATTACTTATGGCCCACTCGCAGTGGGTGCGACTGAGATTGTGTTTGAAGGTGTTCCAACTTACCCTAGCGCGGGTCGTTTCTGGGACATGATCCAAAAACACAAAGCGACGATTTTCTACACCGCGCCAACAGCGATTCGCTCATTGATCAAGGCCTCAAGCAATGACCCAGCAGTGCATCCAAAGAGTTATGACTTATCTTCATTACGTCTCTTGGGTTCAGTCGGTGAGCCGATTAATCCAGAGGCCTGGATGTGGTACTACGAGAACGTAGGCGGTTCACGTTGCCCAATCGCGGATACCTTCTGGCAAACCGAAACTGGTGGCCATATGATTTCACCATTACCTGGTGCAACTCCCATGATTCCAGGATCATGCACATTGCCATTGCCAGGTATTCAGGCAGCGATTGTGGATGAGGCAGGCGCAGATGTTCCAAATGGTCATGGCGGTATTTTGGTTGTGAAGCGTCCGTGGCCCTCCATGATTCGTACGATCTGGGGTGATCCCGATCGCTTCGTGAAGTCTTATTTTCCAGAAGAGTTGGGTGGTACTTTGTATCTGGCAGGTGACGGTGCAATCCGTAATAAGGATACTGGCTACTTCACGATTACGGGCCGTATCGATGACGTATTGAATGTATCTGGTCATCGCATGGGCACGATGGAAATCGAATCTTGCTTAGTCGCCAATCCCTTGGTTGCTGAAGCTGCAGTAGTAGGTCGTCCTGATGAGTTGACTGGTGAAGCCATTTGCGTATTCGTAGTTCTGAAGGGCGGACGCCCAACGGGCGATGAAGCGAAGAAGATTGCCACTGACTTACGGAACTGGGTAGGTAAGGAGATCGGTCCGATCGCTAAACCAAAGGATGTTCGTTTTGGTGATAACTTACCTAAAACACGTTCAGGCAAGATCATGCGTCGCCTACTTCGTGTCATAGCCAAAGGTGAAGAGATTACTCAAGACACTTCAACCCTTGAAAATCCAGCAATTTTGGATCAGCTTAAAGAGTCTGTTTAG
- a CDS encoding YciI family protein, protein MIFAILLMDRPGTAELRIQVRPEHRAYLGKFADKMAFAGPLTSEDGKTTVGSLLAMDFPSKADVEAWLADEPFTKAGVYEKPVIHVFNNSWQQKVGFPPAA, encoded by the coding sequence ATGATCTTTGCAATCCTTTTAATGGATCGTCCTGGTACTGCAGAATTGCGTATTCAAGTGCGACCTGAGCATCGCGCTTACCTTGGTAAGTTCGCAGATAAGATGGCCTTTGCTGGCCCACTGACATCTGAAGATGGCAAGACAACAGTGGGTAGCTTGTTGGCGATGGATTTTCCTAGCAAGGCTGACGTTGAGGCTTGGCTAGCAGATGAGCCATTCACCAAAGCAGGAGTCTATGAAAAGCCAGTCATTCATGTGTTTAACAATAGCTGGCAACAAAAGGTTGGGTTTCCACCTGCTGCTTAG
- a CDS encoding biopolymer transporter ExbD, translating to MSFNLQNDQEESGIMAEINMTPMVDVMLVLLIIFIITLPVIQQAVKVELPKANSVRNEVKPESVQLSIDAQGQIFWNSTLIDLKTFDGYAEKAAQKEPQPEINLRADKSVKYEYVAQVLAASRRAGLTKLGFVTEPN from the coding sequence ATGTCTTTTAATCTTCAGAACGACCAAGAAGAAAGCGGCATCATGGCCGAAATCAATATGACTCCGATGGTGGATGTCATGTTGGTGCTCCTCATCATCTTCATCATTACTCTGCCAGTCATTCAGCAGGCGGTGAAGGTAGAGCTGCCTAAAGCCAATAGCGTGCGCAATGAAGTCAAACCAGAGTCAGTTCAACTCTCGATTGATGCGCAGGGTCAAATATTCTGGAACAGCACACTAATTGATTTAAAAACTTTTGATGGCTATGCAGAAAAAGCTGCTCAGAAGGAACCGCAACCAGAAATCAATTTACGCGCCGATAAGTCGGTGAAGTATGAATATGTTGCTCAAGTATTAGCCGCATCCCGACGCGCTGGCTTAACAAAGCTTGGATTTGTGACTGAACCTAATTAA
- a CDS encoding fumarate hydratase, whose product MTNIKQNDLIQSVADAFQFISYYHPKDFISALGKAYELEQGAAAKDAIAQILTNSRMCAEGHRPMCQDTGIAVVFLKIGMNVQWGDATMSVTEMVNEGVRRAYMNPDNPLRASVLTDPAGKRKNTGDNTPAVIHYEIVPGDDVEVICAAKGGGSENKAKMVMLNPSDSIVDWVVKTVPTMGAGWCPPGILGIGIGGTPEKAMLMAKESLMGPVDIQELIARGPKNRVEELRLEIFDKVNKLGIGAQGLGGLTTVLDIKIMDYPTHAASLPVAMIPNCAATRHIHFHLHGDGPAKLEAPSLSDWPDVTWTPDTKKSKRVNLDALTAEEVAGWKEGETLLLNGKILTGRDAAHKRIADMLAKGEELPVSFKNRVIYYVGPVDPVGNEAVGPAGPTTSTRMDKFTEMMLAQTGLISMIGKAERGPIAIEAIKKHKSAYLMAVGGAAYLVSKAIQTAKVVGFADLGMEAIYEFDVKDMPVTVAVSSAGISMHETGPKEWQAKIAGIPVVIA is encoded by the coding sequence ATGACAAATATCAAACAAAACGACCTCATTCAGAGCGTGGCAGATGCATTCCAATTCATCTCTTACTACCACCCAAAAGATTTTATCTCCGCTCTGGGCAAGGCTTATGAGCTTGAGCAAGGTGCCGCAGCGAAGGATGCGATTGCGCAGATTTTGACCAATAGCCGGATGTGCGCAGAAGGTCACCGCCCCATGTGTCAGGACACTGGCATTGCAGTCGTTTTTCTCAAAATTGGTATGAATGTCCAATGGGGCGATGCCACCATGAGCGTTACTGAGATGGTGAACGAAGGTGTTCGTCGCGCTTACATGAACCCAGACAACCCACTACGCGCATCCGTTCTGACTGATCCAGCAGGTAAACGCAAAAACACAGGCGACAACACACCTGCTGTTATTCATTATGAAATCGTCCCAGGCGATGATGTTGAAGTCATTTGCGCGGCCAAAGGTGGCGGCTCTGAGAACAAGGCCAAGATGGTCATGCTCAATCCCTCGGATTCGATCGTTGACTGGGTAGTTAAAACTGTCCCGACGATGGGTGCTGGCTGGTGCCCTCCCGGCATCCTAGGTATCGGTATTGGCGGAACCCCAGAGAAAGCGATGTTGATGGCTAAAGAGTCCTTGATGGGCCCAGTAGATATTCAAGAGCTCATTGCTCGCGGGCCAAAAAATCGTGTCGAGGAACTCCGTTTAGAGATTTTCGATAAAGTAAACAAGCTTGGTATTGGTGCCCAAGGTTTAGGTGGTCTTACTACCGTTCTTGATATCAAAATCATGGACTACCCAACCCATGCAGCTTCACTGCCGGTGGCAATGATTCCGAACTGCGCCGCTACCCGCCACATTCACTTTCATTTACATGGTGACGGCCCCGCTAAATTAGAGGCGCCTTCATTGTCCGATTGGCCAGACGTCACTTGGACTCCGGACACTAAAAAATCAAAGCGTGTGAACTTGGATGCTTTGACCGCTGAAGAAGTAGCCGGCTGGAAAGAAGGCGAAACACTGCTCCTGAACGGCAAAATTTTGACTGGTCGTGATGCAGCACATAAGCGCATTGCCGACATGCTGGCTAAAGGTGAAGAATTACCAGTAAGCTTTAAAAACCGTGTGATTTATTACGTTGGCCCAGTAGATCCAGTAGGCAATGAAGCAGTGGGTCCGGCAGGCCCAACAACCTCAACTCGCATGGACAAGTTCACCGAGATGATGCTGGCTCAAACTGGCTTGATCTCCATGATTGGTAAAGCAGAACGTGGCCCTATCGCAATTGAAGCGATCAAAAAGCATAAGTCCGCTTATTTGATGGCCGTTGGTGGTGCTGCTTACTTGGTTTCTAAAGCCATTCAGACAGCGAAGGTAGTCGGCTTTGCTGACCTCGGCATGGAAGCAATTTATGAGTTTGATGTCAAAGACATGCCAGTAACAGTAGCAGTCAGTTCTGCCGGGATCTCTATGCATGAGACAGGCCCCAAAGAATGGCAAGCAAAGATTGCCGGCATTCCAGTTGTGATTGCTTGA
- a CDS encoding MotA/TolQ/ExbB proton channel family protein encodes MNTPFGLANLWLEGDAVTRFVAIALLICSIVTWVILLSRFWDLRNLRKLQPELDQFWRATSYDQGLNAFTSHASNPYYQIAKAASGASTHHQSQSTNHRELLQTLNYSEWMARSLKNSIDGVAAQLQKGLTFLGSTGATAPFIGLFGTVWGIYHALIAISSSGSAQIDQVAGPIGEALIMTALGLAVAIPAVLGFNAINRANKLLLADLNRFGNDLLAYFVTGARVKSGE; translated from the coding sequence ATGAACACACCATTTGGCTTAGCAAATTTATGGCTCGAGGGCGATGCAGTGACCCGCTTTGTGGCAATCGCACTTCTGATCTGCTCTATTGTGACCTGGGTAATTTTGCTCTCTCGTTTTTGGGATTTGCGTAATTTACGTAAACTCCAGCCTGAGCTCGATCAGTTTTGGCGCGCCACTTCCTATGACCAAGGTCTGAATGCATTTACTAGCCATGCAAGCAATCCTTACTATCAAATTGCTAAGGCTGCCAGTGGAGCCTCTACTCACCACCAGAGTCAATCGACTAATCATCGTGAACTTCTGCAAACACTGAACTACTCTGAATGGATGGCAAGAAGTCTGAAGAACAGTATTGATGGTGTTGCGGCCCAACTCCAAAAAGGACTTACTTTCCTTGGCTCAACCGGTGCAACCGCACCATTTATTGGCCTGTTTGGAACGGTGTGGGGTATCTACCATGCTTTGATCGCCATCAGCAGCTCTGGTAGTGCGCAAATTGATCAGGTTGCTGGCCCTATTGGCGAAGCACTCATCATGACCGCTTTAGGCTTGGCTGTAGCGATTCCAGCGGTATTAGGCTTTAACGCAATTAATCGTGCCAATAAATTATTGCTTGCTGATCTGAATCGCTTTGGCAATGACCTCCTCGCTTACTTTGTCACTGGCGCCCGCGTGAAGTCTGGAGAATAA
- a CDS encoding phasin family protein: MFQNQLNDQMTQAQTKAVENAKFLAQVAVESAKELAEINQAAAKDALVAAQDASAQLLAIKDAQQLAKLAQPETAQEAAKYAAAYQAKVNKVVRNSNKEVAQVVEASIDDARADMVKFVKEATKTAPAGSEAFVSTFKTVFETSLQQFDQVRASAADAFANFEKSVDTAMANFQGQYAVAKPAVKSRKVA; the protein is encoded by the coding sequence ATGTTCCAGAATCAATTAAACGACCAAATGACACAAGCTCAAACTAAAGCTGTTGAAAACGCTAAGTTCTTGGCTCAAGTAGCTGTTGAAAGCGCAAAAGAATTAGCTGAAATCAACCAAGCTGCTGCTAAAGATGCTTTAGTTGCTGCTCAAGATGCAAGCGCTCAATTGTTGGCAATTAAAGATGCGCAACAGTTGGCAAAATTGGCTCAGCCAGAAACAGCACAAGAAGCCGCTAAGTACGCTGCTGCTTACCAGGCTAAAGTAAATAAAGTTGTGCGTAACAGCAACAAAGAAGTTGCTCAAGTTGTTGAGGCATCTATTGATGACGCACGTGCTGATATGGTTAAGTTTGTTAAAGAAGCTACTAAGACAGCTCCTGCTGGTTCTGAGGCATTTGTATCTACATTCAAAACTGTATTCGAAACTTCACTGCAACAGTTTGACCAAGTTCGCGCTTCAGCAGCTGATGCTTTCGCAAACTTTGAGAAAAGTGTTGACACTGCAATGGCTAACTTTCAAGGTCAATACGCAGTAGCTAAGCCAGCTGTTAAAAGCCGTAAAGTTGCTTAA
- a CDS encoding penicillin acylase family protein, with product MKIPTQRSGLKSALKGIFWLGSAALVFIIAAGTVYLISAQTNPSGRRIIKSLGDSVSITFDESDIPHIQAKSSTDALFALGYLHASERSWQMEINRRLASGRLSEILGKETVGIDRFIRTLGIKHAAEKQFDHYPITTKRLLQSYADGVNAGNAHLGWALPVEYFLTGSKPGHWSPTDSVAWMLMMALDLGGNWQKELQRLELSQFLTTKQVWEVMPAYTPSEPVSNVDFAKIYRDINVFNPNPLTRDQKSKKLPATELAINEVLGGKEGIGSNNWALSGKLTASGKPLLANDPHLGLSAPAIWYMAHLDAPGLNVIGATLPGIPGVVLGRTDKFAWSFTNTGPDVQDLYIEELDPKNPGVYRGPEGPLAFKVRQEIVDIKGEPPLRFLVKETRHGPVISESYARAKRVIDTDRFVLALRWTALDVENQSVAGLLDMNHAKDLETFKQALRKNYAPMQNVVMADVDGNISYQAAGVAPKRTLHQGLYGVAPALGWEKQYDWTGYVPFEQLPNSNNPDSNWIATANQKIIANNDPNPLTGDWELPTRYDRIVELIKGRSTHDFASMKAMQADTLSLGATPLLELFKSAQSTHPLAQQAIELSKNFDGDMKIDSAGVLIFNAWADQLSRMLFSRLGYLFTENYGIRSFRQALILQLQNPNSPWCNDPSTEQIESCVDTSNAAFNKALEQLSTQFGNNPKNWVWGNAHIAVSEHRPLSKVPFLGSLFNLTQPFPGDSFSINVGNLELLRADNPFETKQAPSLRTVYDLSDLEQSLFIYQSGQSGWVQSKLYRNMSALWARNEYLPLQMKPQKVGRQLDLAIKEK from the coding sequence ATGAAAATACCCACGCAACGCTCAGGCCTGAAATCAGCCCTCAAAGGTATCTTTTGGCTTGGCTCTGCAGCCCTAGTCTTTATCATCGCCGCTGGAACAGTCTACCTCATCTCAGCTCAAACTAATCCTTCTGGCAGGCGGATCATTAAGTCTCTCGGGGATTCTGTTTCGATTACCTTTGATGAGAGTGACATTCCCCATATTCAAGCAAAAAGCTCTACGGATGCGCTTTTTGCATTGGGTTATTTACATGCCAGTGAACGCTCTTGGCAAATGGAAATTAACCGTCGACTAGCCAGTGGGCGACTCTCTGAAATCCTCGGGAAAGAAACTGTCGGAATCGATCGCTTTATTCGGACACTGGGCATTAAGCACGCTGCAGAAAAACAGTTTGATCACTACCCTATTACTACCAAGCGATTACTTCAGTCTTATGCGGATGGCGTTAATGCTGGTAATGCCCACTTAGGCTGGGCCCTTCCAGTTGAATACTTTTTAACTGGATCTAAACCAGGGCATTGGTCCCCTACCGATAGCGTGGCATGGATGCTAATGATGGCGCTCGACCTTGGCGGTAACTGGCAAAAAGAATTGCAACGACTTGAACTCTCCCAGTTTTTAACTACCAAGCAAGTATGGGAGGTGATGCCGGCTTACACACCTAGTGAGCCTGTGAGTAATGTTGACTTTGCAAAAATATATCGGGATATCAATGTTTTTAATCCCAATCCACTCACAAGAGATCAAAAGTCAAAGAAACTACCTGCAACTGAATTAGCTATCAATGAGGTTCTGGGCGGCAAGGAGGGCATTGGATCGAATAACTGGGCACTTAGTGGGAAACTGACGGCCTCAGGCAAGCCCTTGCTGGCAAACGACCCGCATCTAGGCCTATCAGCGCCAGCGATTTGGTATATGGCCCACTTAGATGCGCCAGGCCTCAATGTCATTGGTGCGACCCTCCCTGGTATTCCAGGAGTGGTATTGGGTAGGACTGATAAGTTTGCCTGGAGCTTTACGAATACCGGCCCTGATGTTCAGGATTTATATATTGAGGAGCTTGATCCGAAAAATCCTGGAGTGTATCGAGGACCCGAGGGCCCACTAGCTTTTAAAGTTCGCCAGGAAATAGTCGATATCAAAGGCGAGCCTCCACTACGCTTCTTGGTCAAAGAAACACGGCACGGCCCAGTGATTTCTGAATCGTATGCACGGGCCAAGCGGGTGATCGATACCGATCGCTTTGTTTTAGCTTTACGCTGGACTGCCTTAGATGTTGAAAATCAATCTGTAGCTGGCTTGCTGGATATGAATCACGCCAAAGATTTAGAGACATTTAAGCAGGCACTACGCAAAAACTATGCGCCAATGCAAAACGTGGTGATGGCAGATGTCGATGGAAATATTTCCTATCAGGCGGCCGGTGTTGCACCCAAGCGCACCTTGCATCAAGGACTGTATGGAGTGGCACCAGCCTTAGGCTGGGAGAAGCAATATGACTGGACTGGATACGTCCCTTTTGAACAGCTACCTAATAGCAATAATCCTGACTCAAATTGGATTGCTACAGCTAACCAAAAAATAATTGCTAATAATGATCCTAATCCGCTGACCGGCGACTGGGAATTGCCGACCCGCTACGACAGAATTGTGGAGCTCATTAAGGGCAGATCAACACACGACTTCGCTTCCATGAAAGCAATGCAAGCAGACACTCTATCTTTGGGTGCCACACCATTATTAGAATTATTTAAATCAGCGCAATCAACACATCCGCTAGCCCAACAAGCAATTGAGCTCAGCAAGAACTTTGATGGGGATATGAAAATTGATAGTGCTGGTGTACTCATATTTAATGCTTGGGCTGATCAACTCTCACGCATGCTCTTCTCGCGCTTAGGGTATTTGTTCACCGAGAATTACGGCATACGCAGCTTTAGACAGGCTCTGATTCTGCAATTACAAAATCCTAATAGCCCTTGGTGCAATGACCCCTCAACCGAGCAAATAGAAAGTTGTGTTGATACTTCAAATGCCGCCTTCAATAAAGCGCTTGAACAACTGAGTACGCAATTTGGCAACAACCCTAAAAATTGGGTTTGGGGGAATGCACACATCGCAGTTTCAGAGCATCGTCCATTGAGCAAGGTGCCATTCCTGGGAAGTCTCTTTAATTTGACGCAACCTTTTCCTGGCGATAGCTTTAGCATCAATGTGGGTAACCTTGAACTACTGAGAGCTGACAATCCTTTTGAAACTAAGCAGGCGCCAAGCCTGCGGACAGTTTATGACTTATCGGATCTAGAGCAATCCCTCTTTATTTATCAATCTGGACAGTCTGGCTGGGTACAGAGCAAGCTTTACCGCAATATGAGTGCGCTGTGGGCTCGAAATGAATATTTACCCCTGCAAATGAAACCCCAAAAGGTCGGACGTCAACTAGATTTGGCTATTAAGGAGAAATAA
- a CDS encoding DUF1080 domain-containing protein, protein MHTSLKQVLAIAFSLTIALFSINTPAQAQDGYTDLIDGVSLDGWNIIGSANWVIGKGIVEGNKPSGFLVSNKSYRNFIIRAEFWAESNTNSGIFIRCQDPNKVTAGNAYEINIWDTRPGQEYSTGAIVDIAKVNPIHKAGGRWNTMEITANGPQLKVMMNGVLTVTDARDSKFSEGPIALQSAGGIIKFRKLQIKAI, encoded by the coding sequence ATGCACACAAGCTTAAAACAAGTTCTAGCAATCGCCTTTTCGCTGACTATTGCCCTGTTTTCTATCAACACCCCTGCTCAAGCACAAGATGGCTACACCGACCTCATCGATGGCGTCAGCCTAGACGGTTGGAACATTATTGGCAGCGCAAATTGGGTCATTGGCAAAGGAATAGTCGAGGGCAATAAGCCATCCGGATTTTTAGTGAGTAATAAAAGCTATCGGAACTTCATTATTCGCGCTGAATTTTGGGCTGAATCCAACACCAATAGTGGAATTTTTATCCGCTGCCAGGATCCCAATAAAGTCACCGCTGGTAATGCTTACGAAATTAATATCTGGGATACCCGTCCAGGTCAGGAGTACTCAACTGGAGCCATTGTGGATATTGCCAAGGTCAACCCAATTCATAAAGCTGGTGGGCGCTGGAATACTATGGAAATCACAGCCAATGGGCCTCAACTCAAAGTCATGATGAATGGGGTGCTTACCGTCACAGATGCTAGAGATAGCAAGTTTTCTGAAGGACCCATTGCCCTTCAGTCCGCCGGTGGCATCATCAAATTTAGGAAACTACAAATTAAGGCAATCTAG
- a CDS encoding energy transducer TonB — MSTFLNRMNGYLPFDKTERIIISIVIALHLLFLIGFQSGMKPDNDNNQDDARVMANLVSPEAAKQPQATPAAPPPKPKQEQKKKTVDEKSTQALTPPQTQQQASTPPTPQQSKSETQAPNATVAPATTSGSSGTPIQTDIGKLVVVYQPDADAYYPSFSKRSGEQGEVVVRLIIDEAGNVEDVALLRSSSFPRLDRAATEIGRRYRFKPFLVNGSPQRISTNLLIKFNLKN; from the coding sequence ATGAGCACTTTTTTAAATCGAATGAATGGCTATCTACCATTCGATAAGACCGAACGTATCATCATTAGCATTGTTATTGCCTTGCATTTATTGTTTTTGATTGGCTTTCAGAGTGGGATGAAGCCGGATAACGATAACAATCAAGATGATGCGCGAGTAATGGCCAATCTAGTAAGTCCTGAGGCAGCCAAGCAGCCTCAAGCCACTCCAGCTGCGCCCCCACCAAAACCTAAGCAAGAACAAAAGAAGAAAACGGTGGATGAAAAATCCACGCAGGCACTAACACCGCCACAAACTCAACAACAGGCTTCCACCCCGCCAACACCCCAGCAATCCAAAAGTGAAACCCAGGCTCCTAATGCTACGGTTGCACCAGCCACCACCTCTGGATCCAGTGGCACACCGATTCAGACTGACATTGGTAAACTAGTCGTCGTATATCAACCAGATGCTGACGCTTACTACCCTTCTTTCTCCAAAAGATCTGGGGAGCAGGGAGAGGTAGTTGTGAGACTGATTATTGATGAAGCAGGTAATGTTGAGGATGTTGCCTTATTGCGTTCCAGCTCATTTCCAAGATTAGATAGAGCTGCAACAGAGATTGGTCGTCGTTATCGCTTTAAACCATTTTTGGTAAATGGTTCGCCCCAGAGAATTTCTACCAACCTTTTAATTAAATTTAATTTAAAGAATTAA